The following are encoded together in the Trichomycterus rosablanca isolate fTriRos1 chromosome 19, fTriRos1.hap1, whole genome shotgun sequence genome:
- the c1ql4a gene encoding complement C1q-like protein 4 isoform X2, with product MVLILLVAIPLLVHSTKGGGAGSAGSHYEMLGSCRMVCDPYTPSQHGQELAVSPPPPEFTSRRGKSGYRGPPGIPGPPGPQGPSGAPGKPGPQGPPGQGPNGHVPSFYSPKIAFYAGLRKQHEGTDVLKFDDVVTNVGNYYEPSTGKFTCPLPGIYYFTYHVLMRGGDGTSMWADLKKNGQVRASAIAQDADQNYDYASNSVILHLDVGDEVCVQLDGGKVHGGNNNKYSTFSGFLIYPD from the exons ATGGTTCTAATTCTCCTGGTTGCAATCCCCTTATTGGTACACAGTACCAAGGGAGGTGGAGCCGGAAGTGCAGGAAGTCATTATGAAATGCTTGGCAGTTGTCGAATGGTGTGTGACCCCTATACCCCCTCGCAACATGGCCAGGAATTGGCTGTCTCACCACCACCTCCTGAGTTTACAAGCCGAAGAGGAAAGTCTGGATACCGAGGGCCTCCAGGAATCCCAGGACCACCTGGTCCCCAAGGGCCCTCTGGAGCGCCAGGAAAGCCAGGTCCACAAGGACCCCCAGGACAAGGACCAAATGGTCACGTGCCCTCTTTCTACAGTCCTAAGATTGCTTTCTATGCAGGACTGCGCAAACAGCATGAGGGCACTGATGTGCTAAAGTTCGATGATGTGGTCACTAATGTGGGCAACTACTATGAACCAAGCACTGGCAAGTTCACTTGTCCTCTTCCTGGTATCTACTACTTCACCTACCATGTTCTCATGAGAGGAGGAGATGGGACCAGCATGTGGGCAGACCTCAAAAAGAATGGACAG GTGAGGGCCAGCGCCATTGCCCAGGACGCCGATCAGAATTACGACTACGCCTCCAATAGTGTGATCCTGCATTTAGACGTAGGAGACGAGGTGTGTGTGCAGCTGGACGGTGGCAAAGTCCATGGgggaaacaacaacaaatacagCACCTTCTCTGGATTCCTCATCTACCCTGACTGA
- the c1ql4a gene encoding complement C1q-like protein 4 isoform X1, producing MVLILLVAIPLLVHSTKGGGAGSAGSHYEMLGSCRMVCDPYTPSQHGQELAVSPPPPEFTSRRGKSGYRGPPGIPGPPGPQGPSGAPGKPGPQGPPGQGPNGHVPSFYSPKIAFYAGLRKQHEGTDVLKFDDVVTNVGNYYEPSTGKFTCPLPGIYYFTYHVLMRGGDGTSMWADLKKNGQVDSGKRYSSCLHTHTASLIPQVGSYEQQLYNRSIVVRASAIAQDADQNYDYASNSVILHLDVGDEVCVQLDGGKVHGGNNNKYSTFSGFLIYPD from the exons ATGGTTCTAATTCTCCTGGTTGCAATCCCCTTATTGGTACACAGTACCAAGGGAGGTGGAGCCGGAAGTGCAGGAAGTCATTATGAAATGCTTGGCAGTTGTCGAATGGTGTGTGACCCCTATACCCCCTCGCAACATGGCCAGGAATTGGCTGTCTCACCACCACCTCCTGAGTTTACAAGCCGAAGAGGAAAGTCTGGATACCGAGGGCCTCCAGGAATCCCAGGACCACCTGGTCCCCAAGGGCCCTCTGGAGCGCCAGGAAAGCCAGGTCCACAAGGACCCCCAGGACAAGGACCAAATGGTCACGTGCCCTCTTTCTACAGTCCTAAGATTGCTTTCTATGCAGGACTGCGCAAACAGCATGAGGGCACTGATGTGCTAAAGTTCGATGATGTGGTCACTAATGTGGGCAACTACTATGAACCAAGCACTGGCAAGTTCACTTGTCCTCTTCCTGGTATCTACTACTTCACCTACCATGTTCTCATGAGAGGAGGAGATGGGACCAGCATGTGGGCAGACCTCAAAAAGAATGGACAG GTCGATAGTGGAAAGAGATACAGTTCATGTTTACACACCCACACAGCAAGCCTCATTCCACAGGTTGGATCATACGAGCAGCAGCTTTACAACAGATCAATAGTA GTGAGGGCCAGCGCCATTGCCCAGGACGCCGATCAGAATTACGACTACGCCTCCAATAGTGTGATCCTGCATTTAGACGTAGGAGACGAGGTGTGTGTGCAGCTGGACGGTGGCAAAGTCCATGGgggaaacaacaacaaatacagCACCTTCTCTGGATTCCTCATCTACCCTGACTGA